GGGCGGCAAGGGTGCCAAGGCCGACTGGCTTGCGCTGCGCTATGATCTGACGGCGCCGCTGGCGCGGGTTTATGCGCAGCATCGCAATGAGTTGCCGACGCCTTATCGGCGGTTCGCCATGGGGCCTGTGTGGCGCAATGAAAAGCCCGGACCGGGGCGGTTTCGCCAGTTTTATCAGTGTGATGCGGATACTGTCGGGTCGGCGTCCTCGGCGGCGGACGCCGAGATTTGCGCAATGCTGGCCGATTGTCTGGAAGAAGTGGGCATTCCGCGCGGGGATTACATTGTGCGGGTCAACAACCGCAAGGTTTTGAACGGCGTTCTGGAGGTGATGGGCGTTGGCGAAGGCGCGGCGCGTGATGCCGTTTTGCGCACTATCGACAAGTTCGACAAGGTTGGCGAGGCCGGGGTGCGCGAGTTGCTGGGCAAGGGGCGGCTGGATGCGTCGGGGGCCTATATTGACGGTGTGGGTCTGAGCGATGAGCAGGCCGCGCCGGTGGTTGCGTTCCTGACCTCGAAGGGGGCGGATAATGCGGCGACATTGGCCAACCTGCGCCGCGCCATTGGCGAGAGCGCGGTCGGGGCCGAGGGCGTCGCCGAGTTGGAAGAGATCGCCGGTTTGCTTGCAGCGCAAGGCTATGGCGCGGACCGGATCGTGATTGACCCGTCGGTCGTGCGCGGTCTTGGCTATTACACCGGGCCGGTTTACGAGGCCGAGCTGACCTTTGAAATCCTCGACGAGAAGGGGCGCAAGCGCCAGTTCGGCTCGGTCGCGGGGGGCGGGCGCTATGACGATCTGGTCAAACGCTTCACCGGGCAGGCCGTGCCGGCGACGGGGGTGAGCATTGGCGTTGATCGCCTGCTTGCTGCGCTGCGCGAGAAGGGGCGGATTGAGACCAAGGCCCAAGGCCCCGTGGTTGTGACGGTGATGGATCGCGCCCGCATGGCCGACTATCAGGCGATGGTGGGAGAGCTGCGCCAAGCCGGTATTCGCGCCGAGGTTTACCTTGGCAATCCGAAGAATTTCGGCAACCAGTTGAAATATGCCGACAAGCGCGAAAGCCCGGTTGCGGTGATCGCGGGGAGTGATGAGTTTGAGGCGGGCAAGGTGCAGATCAAGGATCTGATCCTTGGTGCGAAGATCGCCGAGAACGCCACTTTGGAAGAGTGGAAAGAGCGCCCGAGCCAGTTTGAAGTGGCACGCGGTGATCTGGTCAGTGAAGTGCGCAAGATCCTAGACGGGCAGGCGGGTTGATATGCCACGCAGAGCAGCGAACCGGGCCGAGGCGGCGCGGCTGAAAGCGATATTCGAGGCGGCGGGTGCGCAGCCGATCGAAGCGCCGATCCTGATGCCGGCGGACGTGCTTTTGGACCTTTACGGCGAGGACATTCGCGCGCGGGCCTATGTGACGTCGGATGCATTGCGCGGCGAGCAGATGCTGCGCCCGGATTTCACGGTGCCGGTGGTTGAAATGCACATGGCCCACGGCGCAGAGCCGGCGCGATACACCTATGCCGGTGAGGTGTTTCGCCGTCAGGAGGACGACGCGGCGCGCGCCAATGAGTATTTTCAGGTCGGCTATGAGGTGTTCGAGCGCGACAATCCGGCGGCGGCGGATGCCGAGGTGTTTGCCTTGATCCAAGGGGCCTTGGAAGGGTTGCCCGTGCGCGCGGCGACGGGCGACATCGGCATATTGATGGCGGCCGTGGGCGGGTTGAACACCAGCGCGCGGCGCAAGGCGGCCTTGATGCGCCACATCTGGCGGCCACGGCGGTTTCGCGCGTTGATCGACCGGTTTTCGGGCCGGGTGCCGGTGCCGGCGAGCCGGGTCGCGTTGCTGGCGGCGAAAGAGCCGTTTGCGAGTGCCGGGCCGGACATCGGCCTGCGCAGCCGCGCCGAGGTGGAGGCGCGGATCGAGGCGCTGCGCGAGGATGCGGCGATGCCCGCGTTGGCAGCAGGAGAGGTCGACCTGATGGAGGCGCTGCTGGCGGTGCGCGAAACGATGCCCTATGCGCTGGAGCGGTTGCGCGACATTGCGGTCGATATGCCCGCCATCCAAGGCGCGGTTGAGCGGCTTGCAGCGCGCGGCGAGGCGTTGGAGGCACGCGGCGTGGATGTGGCGCGGCTCGATTTCGAGGCGTCTTATGGGCGCACGCAGATGGAATATTACGACGGCTTTGTGTTCGGCTTTTACGCCGAGGCGCGGCCCGATTTGCCGCCGGTGGCCACGGGTGGGCGCTATGACGCGCTGACCCGGCAACTGGGGCACGGGCGCGAGATCCCGGCGGTCGGGGGTGTGCTGCGCCCCGGGTTGATGCTGGAGCTTGCGGAGGGGTTGGCATGACGATCAAGCTGGGCGTGCCCTCCAAGGGGCGGTTGATGGAGAAGACCTTTGACTGGTTCTCCAAGCGCGGCATCGGGCTGTCGCGGGCGGGATCGGACCGCGAATATTCCGGCGCGGTCGAGGGGATCGACGGGGTCGAGCTGGTGCTGCTCTCTGCCGGGGAAATCCCGCGCGAGCTGGCGGCGGGGCGGATCAACCTTGGCGTCACGGGGACCGACCTTGTGCGCGAAAAACTCGGCGGTTGGGAGCGTCAGGTCGAAGAGCTGGCGCCGCTTGGCTTTGGCCATGCCGATTTGATCATCGCGGTGCCGAATGCCTGGGTTGATGTCGATATGCTTGACGATCTGGATGCGGCGGCGGCGGCGTTTCGGGCGCACCATGGTTTCCGGCTCAGGATCGCGACGAAATACCACCGGCTGGTGCGTGACTTCCTGCGTGACAATGGGGTCGCCGACTATCAGCTGATCGACAGTCAAGGCGCGACCGAAGGCACAGTAAAGAACGAAACCGCCGAGGCGGTGGCCGACATCACCTCGACCGGCGATACGCTTAGGGCTAACCACCTCAAGGTGCTGGAAGACGGGCTGGTGTTAAAGTCGCAAGCCACGCTGTTTCGCGCCCGCGATGGCGAGTGTAGCAAGGCCGACCGCGCCGTGATGGCAACGCTCAAGGATATGCTCGGCGTGGCGTGAGGAGCGTCAGGCCGCGCGTTTTTGAGGCCGCGGTTTTGCACGCGCTACCAATTCGGATCAGCTCCAGTTTTCTTTAATGGGTCAAATACCCAATCCTCAAACCATCCGCCTGCGCCGCCGCTCAAAATGAGCACGCGCCCTATGCAGCAAACACCAAGGCCGAGCGAAGCGAGGCCCCCGGCGACGCGCGTAGCGCGGCGCAACCCGAGAAGGTGACGTGGCTGTTTGGTATTGCGCGCAGTTTTGCCGGGGCTTTGGAGGTTCGAGTGGGGGCTAGGCAGGTTTGAGGCGCGCCTCTGGTGCGACACACTCTGTTATTAGTGGGGGCTGGCCCCCACACGCTGGTATAAGTGGGGGCCAGCCCCCACGCCCCCGGGATATTTCCGGTCAGATGAAGGGCTGGTCAGAGCACACCGATTTCGGCGAGTTTGGCTGAGAGTTCTGCAGGCAGAGCGTCGTCGTCGGCGCGTGGGGTGGCGAGGTCGGGTGGCGCGTCGGCGGGGGCGAGGTAGCGCCAGCCTTGGAACGGGCGTTTGAGCGCCGAAGCCGTGGGCACCAGTTCGGGGTCGAGCACGAAGGCGCAGCGGCGGATGCCGTCCTCGCCCGTTACCTCGTCAAAGCGCAGCACGCGTTGGCGGCATTGGATCGCGCCTTTGATGACCCAGAAGATCGACCCGCCAGCGAGGACTTCGGCCTCGCGTTTGGGCCACATGCGGGTGACGTGGCGGGGCAGGCCGTCGGGGCTTTGGGCGGCGCGGCTTGCCTGCCATGCGGCAAGGGTGTCGACCGAATCGGTGCCGACAGAGAGTTTGATGAGATGGGTTATCTTGTTCGTCAATTGTTCCGTGCCCCTATATGTGGTAGGTTATAGCTCTTCCCGCGATTCTGCCACCCGTGCTTTTGCGCACACGGCGCATAACTTGTTGGCAGTGGCGGCCGATTTCTGTTTAAACGCGCGCGCCGACCCGTTAGTTTCATACCCCTGCACCAGCCACAGACCGGAGCCAACAGATGACTCGTTTCGCTGCCCCTATTGCCGAGCAAATTTGGGATATGAAATACCGCCTCAAAGACGCCGATGGCACGCCGGTTGATCAGAGTGTCGAGGACAGTTGGAGGCGCATCGCGCGCGCGCTGGCGACCGTTGAAAACGACCCGAAGCTCTGGGAAGACCGGTTTTACAGTGCGTTGGAGGATTTCAAGTTCCTGCCAGCCGGGCGGATCACCGCCGGGGCGGGCACCGGGCGCAGTGTGACGTTGTTCAACTGTTTCGTCATGGGCACGATACCCGACAGTATGGGTGGCATTTTCGACATGTTGAAAGAGGCCGCTTTGACCATGCAGCAGGGGGGCGGGATCGGCTATGATTTCAGCACCATCCGGCCGCGTGGCGCGGATGTGACCGGGGTGGCGGCGGATGCCAGCGGGCCGCTTTCGTTTATGGATGTATGGGATGCGATGTGCCGCACCATCATGAGCGCGGGAAGTCGGCGCGGCGCGATGATGGCGACGATGCGCTGTGACCATCCCGACATCGAGGATTTCATCAGTGCCAAGCAGGATCCGGCGCGGCTTCGGATGTTTAACATGAGCGTGCTGGTGACGGATGATTTCATGGCTGCGGTCAAGGCCGGAGGGACATGGGATTTGCGCTTTGGCGACAAGGTGTATCACACTGTCGAGGCGCGCGATCTGTGGAACCGCATCATGCAGGCGACCTATGAATACGCCGAGCCGGGGGTAATTTTCATCGACCGGATCAACGCGATGAACAACCTGAATTACTGTGAAGATATTGCCGCCACGAACCCTTGTGGCGAGCAGCCGTTGCCGCCCTATGGCGCGTGTCTGTTGGGGTCGATCAACCTTGCGCGTTTGGTCGAGACCCCGTTCGAGGCGGGGGCCAAGTTGGACGAGGCCGCGCTGGGCGATTTGGTCGCCACCGCCGTTCGGATGATGGACAACACGGTTGACGCAAGCCGCTTCCCGCTTGAGCAGCAAGCGCAGGAGGCGGCGGCCAAGCGGCGGATCGGACTTGGGGTTACCGGCCTTGCCGATGCGTTGTTGATGGTCGGTTTGCGCTATGGCTCTGACGAGGCCGCAGCACAGGCCGAGGCGTGGTTGAAGGCGATTGCGCGCGCCGCCTATCTGGCGTCGGTCGACTTGGCCCGTGAGAAGGGCGCCTTCCCGTTGTTTGACGCCGAGAAGTTCCTTGAAAGCGGCGCCATGCAGGCGATGGATGCGGATGTGCGCGATGCGATTGCCGACCATGGCATTCGCAACGCATTGCTGACCAGCATCGCGCCGACGGGAACGATCTCGCTCTATGCCGGGAATGTTTCCTCCGGGATCGAGCCGGTGTTTGCCTATGCCTATACCCGCAAGGTTTTGCAGAAAGACGGCAGCCGCACCGAAGAGGAAGTGGTGGATTACGCCGTGCAGATGTGGCGCGAAAAGTTTGGCGATGCGGAGTTGCCCGACTATTTCGTCAACGCCCAGACATTGGCCCCCGGCGACCATGTGAAGATGCAGGCGGCGGCGCAGAAATGGGTTGATTCCAGCATTTCCAAGACGATCAACGTGCCCGAAGATATCTCGTTTGACGCCTTCAAGGATGTTTACATTCAGGCCTATGAGACCGGCTGTAAGGGCTGCACGACCTATCGTCCGAATGAGGTGACGGGGAGCGTGCTGACCGTTAGCGAAGCCGCGGATGAGACCCCCGAGGAGGTCAAAGGCGCGATGAGCGATGGCGAGGTGGTCTATATGACCGAGCCGCTGGATCGGCCGCAGTCTCTGGAAGGGTCGACATACAAGTTGAAGTGGCCCGACAGCGAGCATGCGATTTATTTGACGGTCAATGACATCCTTATCAACGGCCATCGCCGCCCGTTTGAAGTGTTCATCAACTCGAAGAACATGGAGCATTTTGCCTGGACCGTGGCGCTGACCCGGATGATTTCGGCGGTGTTCCGGCGCGGTGGTGATGTGAGCTTTGTGGTGGAGGAGTTGAAGGCCGTGTTCGACCCGCGTGGCGGCGCATGGATGCAGGGCAAATACATTCCCTCCATCCTTGCCGCAATTGGTGGCGTGTTGGAACGGCACATGATCGCGACCGGGTTTATCGAGGGCGAGGGGATGGGGCTTAAGGCTGATCCGCAGGCCAATGTGGTGAACCTTGACGGGCCGCCCAAGGGCAAAGCCTGTCCGAGCTGTGGGCAGTATGATCTGCGCATGGTCGAGGGCTGCATGACCTGTGCCAGCTGTGGCCATTCCAAATGCGGCTGATGGCGCGGGTGTGAGCCGGGGCCTGTTAACCGGATTGCGGCATAGGGGGCATGCGGGATGATTGCTTATGTCACCGTTGGGGCGGATGATTTGGCGGCGGCGGAGCGGTTTTACGCGGCGTTTCTGCCTTCGCTTGGCTATGGGCTTGAGGTTGGGCCGGAGGGGTTGAGCTTTGCTTTGCCTGTTGCGCCGGGGCAGGAGCCTGTGTTGCCGGATTTCTATGTGAAGCCGACGTTTGACGGGGCGCCGGCCACGGCGGGGAACGGCGCGATGGTTGCTTTTGAGGCCAACACGCAGGCGCAGGTGCGGGCGCTGCATGCGGCGGCAATGGCGGCGGGGGGTGCGGACGAGGGCGCGCCGGGGTTTCGCGCCTCCTATGGGCCGCGGTTTTATGTCGGCTATTTGCGCGACCCGCAGGGCAACAAGATCGCTTTGTTTTCGGCCAATCCGGAGCAGCCGGGGCGCGACGGGTGATGGGCAGGCCCATTGCGGGATGGAGTGCCGCAATGGGGCAAATGCAAGCTGGGTTCGGCTAAAGGATGCAAAAAACGCCTTCGCGAAGATCAGCGAAGGCGTTTTCTTTTGGTCTTAGCGGCGCGCGGGGTTTGCGGCGGCGGTGCCCGTTTTCGCGCATCAGGCGCTGGGCGCATCCAATCGGGGTTTGGTCACGAAACACGCGATCCGTGCAGACAGCGGGAAGGCGATTGCGCCCAACACGAAGGCAATGGGCCAAGCGATTAAAGCGGTTCTGGGCCAAGTCGAAAGCCAGAGGGCGGTTGGCCCGAGGGCGATAAAGGACATAATCCCGGACATGGCAGTGGCCATCATGAAGGTCATGATGATTTGGGTGAGAATCATAGTCTTTTTTTGCATCAGCAGTGCTTTCAATGACGGATGGAGTCTTGAAGCGCTCGCGCCGCAAAATGACACCATCCTGTTGCAAGGGTGGTGTCGCGGGATCACGCCCTTCGGGCGCGCTTAAATCCCGCTCTGGCGGGGACGGGAATAACCAAACCCGCCTAAAATCTTTTCGACCCGCGATCTATAGGCGTTGCTTGGGCGAAAGAAAACGATGAAATTGCGCCAACTTTAGTGGTCATGCGCCTGAGTTGGCTGCAACATCTGGTCAGGGGCGGCGTGAGGGGCCGCCCCGTTTGGGTTCACGGGGGCGTGCGGCGATCAGATGTCGATCACGACTTTGCCCAGAGCCTGACCGCTGCCAAGGCGGGCATAGGCGGCACCGGCCTGTTCAAAGTCAAAGCGTTGCGCGTCGAGCAGCGGTGTGACGGCGCCCGCATCGACCAGTTCGGCCAGTTTGGCGAGGATGTCGCCATGGGCCTGACGGTTTACGTTGGCGAGCATCGGCAGCAGCATGAAGACAATATGCAGCGACAGGCCCTTGAAGTGGGCCGGTGACATGTCGATTTCCACCATGGCAACGGTGGTGATGATCTGGGCGTTGAGGGCTGCGGCCTCGAACGAGTTGGTCATATTGGCACCGCCAACGGCGTCAAAGATCACGTCAAAGCCGTTGCCTCCGGTTTGGGCGGCGACGTAATCGGCGATCTGGTCTGTCATGAAGTCGATCGGGGTCGCGCCGTAGCCTTGGATGATCTGCATTTGCGCATCGCCCGTGCCAGTGGCGGAAACCTCGGCGCCGAGGTGTTTGGCGATTTGAACCGCGAGGTGGCCAACGCCGCCAGCGCCGCCCTGAGCCAGAAGTTTTTGCCCCGCGGTGACGCCGGCGCGGTGCAGGCCTTCGTAGGCGGTGATGCCGACCAGCGGCATGGCGGCGGCTTCGCGCATGGAGAGCGATTTGGGTTTATGGGCGATCAGCTGGGCGTCGGCCAGCATATATTCGGCAAGCGCCCCTTGGAGATCGGCCAGACCGCCAGCGCAGCCGTAGACCTCATCCCCGACGGCAAAGGAGGTGACGCCTTCGCCGATCTCTTCGATGACACCGGCGAAATCCATGCCGAGCACGGCAGGCAGGGCAGGGGACAGCGGCAGCTCGGCGCCCATGTTTTTGATCATCGTGTCAACGGTGTTGACGCTGCTGGCGTGGACGCGCAGCACGACGTGGCCCGCTGTAACCGCAGGACGGTCAAGCGTTGTCGGTTCAAAGGATGCGTCGGGGCCGTAGGTGGTGAGGGTCATGGCTTTCATCTGGAAACTCCTGTTGATGAGGTGGCTTGGTGTCCAGATAGATCATTCGGGTATTGAGTTTAATTGGCTGAAATACAGCATCAGTTTTATGATTTTGGATATAAGCAGAGCGGGCAGGGCAGCTTGCGGGCGGGTCGCGGGATGGCTGTCGTGCAATGCGAAAAGGGTGAGGACCGTGGTTGAGACGGAGTCCTCACCCCTTTTTGTCAGGCGCGGGTGGCGAAGGGATTGCGACGCTGGCTCTAGGGCTTGCCGAGCAGCGTGGTCGTGGTTTTTTCGAGTGTTCGCATGACCAGATCGCAATGCGCCGGGTCAAGCGCGGCGGGGTGCGGGTCGTCAAACTGTCCGGCGTCATTGTCAAAATACTTGCCCGAGGCGTTGGCGAAGGCGTCGCCGGTTGCGGCGGCTGTCAGGATGTCGGCGCCGATTTGAAGGTCGTTTCCGGCGACGCCGAAGCCTTCCTTGACCATTTTGGAGGCCAGAAGCGAGCCGGGATTGACGGCAACCGCCACGGGGCCTTTGGGGTAGTAGCGGGCAAACGCGCGTGTCCAGATGATCAGCGCGAGTTTGCTTTGAGCATAGGCCGCGAAATCGCCGAGCGTGGCGCGGCCCGCCATGGCGTTGGCATCAATCGGCGCTTGGGCCGCCGAGGACAGGTTCACGATGCGCCCATTCGAGGGGATGATCAGGCGCAGGCTGTTGGTCAGCACATAGGGGGCGAAGGTATTGACCATAAAGCGCAAATCCACCCCTTGGGCGGTGGTGGGGTTGGGCGTCTTGTAGACGCCGGCGTTGTTGATCAACACGTCGAGGTGATCGTGGCGCGCGATGACATCGGCGGCGAGCTTTTGAACCTCGGCCATATGCGCCAGATCGGCGAGATAGGTTTCGACACTGCCGCCGAGTTCGGCGGCGGCGGCGTCAAGCTTGGTCTGACTTCGGCCGTGGAGCAAAATGGTATGGCCAAGCTCGGCCAGCGTTTTGGCGGTGCGCAGCCCGATACCGTCAGTCGCGCCGGTGATGAGTATGGTCTTGGACATGAATTGCTCCTACTGGGTGAAGTCGGGCAGTGACCGCGACGTGATCGCCTGCGCCGCCATTGAAGCGGAGCGCGAGGTTGCATGCGCGCGAATAGTTCATGGATCGCTAGTTATTCATTGATCGAAGTGAGTAAATAAGCGAATAGCGAATTCATAATATGGATTTTGGATATAAACGATGGACACAGCCAGCCTGCGATTGTTTGTTTTGGCGGCGGAAAAGCTGAATATCAGCGCCGCCGGGCGCGCCCTTGGGCTTGCGCCTGCGGTGGCGGGTGCGCATTTGGCGAAACTGGAAAAGACCGTCGGGGCGGACCTGTTGCATCGCACGACGCGCAAGGTGTCCTTGTCGCTGGAAGGGGCGGAGTTTCTGCCGTTTGCGCGCGAAATACTGGCGCAGGAGGACGCGGCGCGGGCCGCGCTTGGCAAGGGGCACGCAAGCCCGCGCGGGACGTTGCGGTTTACCGCGCCCAGCACCTTTGCCCAGCTATATATCGCGCCGATCCTGCCGGAGTTCTTGCGCCGCTATCCCGATCTGACGCTGGATTTGCGGCTGTCGGACAGCGTGTTTGATTTGATCGAGGGGAGTTTCGATCTGGCGATCCGAAACTCGGCTATGCAGGATTCGAGCTTGAAGGGGCGGAAATTGGCGGATGAAGCGCGGATGCTATGCGCCTCGCCTGCTTATCTGGCGCAGAACGGCACGCCGGCGCATCCGCGTGACCTCTGCCAGCATCAGTTGATCGGGTTCAAGAGCCAAGCGGCGCGCCCGTTGATCGGCCCGGAGGGGCAAAGGGAGGTGTTTGACCCCGGTGCTTCGGCGTGCCGGCTGGTTCTGGATGATGGCCTGACGCAGAAGCTTGCCACGCTTGCCGGGGCGGGGATTTCGGTGAACTCGCGGTGGAGTGTTGATCGGGAGCTGGCAGACGGCACGTTGGTGCGGGTTTTGCCGGAGTATGAAGTTGCGGATAAGTCGATGCTTTGGCTGGTTTACCCAAAGTCGAATGTTCTGTCGCCGAAGGTGCGGGTGTTCATGGATTTTCTGATTGAGAAACTAGTGAAAACCCCGGCTTGGGGGCCGGGTGCAGGGGCTCAGGATTAGGCTTTGGGTTGGTCGGTTGCCGGGTCTGACAGGGTTTTGGCGATCTCTGACGTTCTCGCCGAGGGGGAGCATGCCGCCCAAATTGATCCCTAGATACGCGGGCAGTGAGACTCTGATGGCGCGCCTTTGATCGGGCGCGCCGTGCTGTGGCGTTGCGCGGCGTGGAAAGCGGGCCGGGCTTTGGCGGCGTTACCCCTGAAGCGGGATGACGCCCAAGTCACCTTCGGCGCGGGCCTTGATCGCCAGAGCGGCGGCATGGGAGGCGGCGGCGGTGGTGTAGTAGGGGATCTTGTCATAGAGCGCGACCGAGCGGATTTCGCGGCTGTCGGCGACGGCGGCGGCGCCTTCGGTGGTGTTCATGACAAGGTTAATTTGCCCGTCCTTGAGTTGATCAACCACATTGGGGCGCCCCTCGTAGACCTTTTTGACCACATCGCAGGCGATGCCGTGATCCTTGAGGAAGGTCGCGGTGCCATTGGTGGCGACGATGGTAAACCCTTGTTCAACAAGAATTTTCGCAGTGTCGATCAGTTCCGGCGTCTTGTCGTCATCCTTGATCGAGAAGAACACCTTGCCAGTGGCGGGAAGTTCGGTGCCAGCCCCCATCTGTGCCTTGAGGAAGGCCAGCGGGAAGGAACGGTCCCAGCCCATAACCTCGCCAGTGGAGCGCATTTCCGGGCCGAGGATTGTATCGACGCCGGGGAAGCGGGCGAAGGGGAGCACCGCCTCTTTGACCGAGAACCACGGCATATGCGGATCGGCCAGCGTCATCGGGTCGGGGGATTTCACGGTGCCGGGTTTGGCATCGGCGGGGATCGGGTTGCGCAGGGGGAAGTTCTGCATCGGTTCACCGGCCATCAGGCGGGCGGCGATGGAGGCAATCGCGCTGTCGGTGGCTTTGGCCACGAAAGGCACGGTGCGGCTGGCGCGCGGGTTGACCTCGATCAGGTAGATTTCATCGTTCTTGATCGCGAATTGCACGTTCATCAGCCCGACCACGTTGAGGGCAAGGGCGAGGGCGTTGGCCTGTTCCTTGACCTGAGCGATCAGCGCGTCGGAGAGCGAGTAGGGCGGCAGCGAGCAGGCGCTGTCACCGGAGTGGACGCCGGCCTCTTCGATGTGCTGCATGATTCCCGCGACATGCACGGTTTTGCCGTCCGAGAGCGCGTCAACGTCGAGTTCAACCGCGCCAGAGAGGTAGCTGTCGAGCAGCACAGGGCTATCACCGGAGACCACGACGGCCTGAGAGATGTAGCGTTCAAGCTGGGGCATGTCGCGCACGATTTCCATCGCGCGGCCACCCAGAACATAGGACGGGCGAATGACCAGCGGGAAGCCGATTTCTTCGGCGATTTTAAGGGCTTCGGCGTCGGTGGAGGCGATGCCGTTCTTGGGCTGCTTGAGGCCAAGTTGGTTCACCAGCGCCTGAAAACGCTCGCGGTCTTCGGCCAGATCAATCGCGTCGGGCGTGGTGCCGAGGATCGGGATGCCTTCGGATTCGAGCGCGTTGGCGAGTTTCAGCGGGGTTTGGCCGCCGAATTGTACGATGACGCCGTGAAGGGTGCCGTTTTCCTGCTCAACCCGCAGGATTTCCATCACGTGCTCAAAGGTGAGCGGTTCGAAATAGAGCCGGTCGGAGGTGTCATAATCGGTGCTGACCGTTTCCGGGTTGCAGTTGATCATGATGGTTTCATAGCCCGCTTCGGTCAGGGCGAAACAGGCGTGACAGCAGCAATAATCAAACTCGATCCCTTGGCCGATCCGGTTGGGACCGCCGCCGAGAATGACGACTTTCTTTTTGTCCGAGGGGCGGGCCTCGCATTCCACATCGCCCATCGCGGGGGCTTCGTAGGTGGAGTACATATAGGGGGTCTGGGCCTCGAATTCGGCGGCGCAGGTGTCGATGCGTTTGAACACGGCGGTGACACCGGCGGCATGGCGGGCGCGGCGGATGTCGGCCTCTTTGAAACCGGTGAGAATGGCGAGGCGGGCATCGGTGAAACCGAGCATCTTGAGCTTGCGCAGACCGTCGGCATCCGTGGGCAGGCCATCGGTTTTGACAACTTCTTCGGCTTCTACAATCTCGCGGATACGGGCGAGGAACCACGGGTCGAACATGGTGGTGGCGTGAATGTCTTCGTCGCTAAGCCCGTGGCGCATGGCCTGTGCGATGGTGCGCATCCGGTCGGGGGTCTGCTTGCTGATCGCTTTGATCACGGCGG
This genomic window from Rhodobacteraceae bacterium D3-12 contains:
- a CDS encoding DUF1489 domain-containing protein; translated protein: MTNKITHLIKLSVGTDSVDTLAAWQASRAAQSPDGLPRHVTRMWPKREAEVLAGGSIFWVIKGAIQCRQRVLRFDEVTGEDGIRRCAFVLDPELVPTASALKRPFQGWRYLAPADAPPDLATPRADDDALPAELSAKLAEIGVL
- a CDS encoding VOC family protein, whose translation is MIAYVTVGADDLAAAERFYAAFLPSLGYGLEVGPEGLSFALPVAPGQEPVLPDFYVKPTFDGAPATAGNGAMVAFEANTQAQVRALHAAAMAAGGADEGAPGFRASYGPRFYVGYLRDPQGNKIALFSANPEQPGRDG
- a CDS encoding DUF2798 domain-containing protein; amino-acid sequence: MQKKTMILTQIIMTFMMATAMSGIMSFIALGPTALWLSTWPRTALIAWPIAFVLGAIAFPLSARIACFVTKPRLDAPSA
- a CDS encoding ATP phosphoribosyltransferase regulatory subunit, with product MPRRAANRAEAARLKAIFEAAGAQPIEAPILMPADVLLDLYGEDIRARAYVTSDALRGEQMLRPDFTVPVVEMHMAHGAEPARYTYAGEVFRRQEDDAARANEYFQVGYEVFERDNPAAADAEVFALIQGALEGLPVRAATGDIGILMAAVGGLNTSARRKAALMRHIWRPRRFRALIDRFSGRVPVPASRVALLAAKEPFASAGPDIGLRSRAEVEARIEALREDAAMPALAAGEVDLMEALLAVRETMPYALERLRDIAVDMPAIQGAVERLAARGEALEARGVDVARLDFEASYGRTQMEYYDGFVFGFYAEARPDLPPVATGGRYDALTRQLGHGREIPAVGGVLRPGLMLELAEGLA
- a CDS encoding adenosylcobalamin-dependent ribonucleoside-diphosphate reductase, with the translated sequence MTRFAAPIAEQIWDMKYRLKDADGTPVDQSVEDSWRRIARALATVENDPKLWEDRFYSALEDFKFLPAGRITAGAGTGRSVTLFNCFVMGTIPDSMGGIFDMLKEAALTMQQGGGIGYDFSTIRPRGADVTGVAADASGPLSFMDVWDAMCRTIMSAGSRRGAMMATMRCDHPDIEDFISAKQDPARLRMFNMSVLVTDDFMAAVKAGGTWDLRFGDKVYHTVEARDLWNRIMQATYEYAEPGVIFIDRINAMNNLNYCEDIAATNPCGEQPLPPYGACLLGSINLARLVETPFEAGAKLDEAALGDLVATAVRMMDNTVDASRFPLEQQAQEAAAKRRIGLGVTGLADALLMVGLRYGSDEAAAQAEAWLKAIARAAYLASVDLAREKGAFPLFDAEKFLESGAMQAMDADVRDAIADHGIRNALLTSIAPTGTISLYAGNVSSGIEPVFAYAYTRKVLQKDGSRTEEEVVDYAVQMWREKFGDAELPDYFVNAQTLAPGDHVKMQAAAQKWVDSSISKTINVPEDISFDAFKDVYIQAYETGCKGCTTYRPNEVTGSVLTVSEAADETPEEVKGAMSDGEVVYMTEPLDRPQSLEGSTYKLKWPDSEHAIYLTVNDILINGHRRPFEVFINSKNMEHFAWTVALTRMISAVFRRGGDVSFVVEELKAVFDPRGGAWMQGKYIPSILAAIGGVLERHMIATGFIEGEGMGLKADPQANVVNLDGPPKGKACPSCGQYDLRMVEGCMTCASCGHSKCG
- a CDS encoding zinc-dependent alcohol dehydrogenase family protein, with amino-acid sequence MKAMTLTTYGPDASFEPTTLDRPAVTAGHVVLRVHASSVNTVDTMIKNMGAELPLSPALPAVLGMDFAGVIEEIGEGVTSFAVGDEVYGCAGGLADLQGALAEYMLADAQLIAHKPKSLSMREAAAMPLVGITAYEGLHRAGVTAGQKLLAQGGAGGVGHLAVQIAKHLGAEVSATGTGDAQMQIIQGYGATPIDFMTDQIADYVAAQTGGNGFDVIFDAVGGANMTNSFEAAALNAQIITTVAMVEIDMSPAHFKGLSLHIVFMLLPMLANVNRQAHGDILAKLAELVDAGAVTPLLDAQRFDFEQAGAAYARLGSGQALGKVVIDI
- the hisG gene encoding ATP phosphoribosyltransferase, whose protein sequence is MTIKLGVPSKGRLMEKTFDWFSKRGIGLSRAGSDREYSGAVEGIDGVELVLLSAGEIPRELAAGRINLGVTGTDLVREKLGGWERQVEELAPLGFGHADLIIAVPNAWVDVDMLDDLDAAAAAFRAHHGFRLRIATKYHRLVRDFLRDNGVADYQLIDSQGATEGTVKNETAEAVADITSTGDTLRANHLKVLEDGLVLKSQATLFRARDGECSKADRAVMATLKDMLGVA
- the hisS gene encoding histidine--tRNA ligase — its product is MAKEKKAPRPKAVTPKGFRDYFGSEVSERSAMLQKIAAVYHRYGFEALESSAVETVEALGKFLPDVDRPNEGVFAWQEDDEGGKGAKADWLALRYDLTAPLARVYAQHRNELPTPYRRFAMGPVWRNEKPGPGRFRQFYQCDADTVGSASSAADAEICAMLADCLEEVGIPRGDYIVRVNNRKVLNGVLEVMGVGEGAARDAVLRTIDKFDKVGEAGVRELLGKGRLDASGAYIDGVGLSDEQAAPVVAFLTSKGADNAATLANLRRAIGESAVGAEGVAELEEIAGLLAAQGYGADRIVIDPSVVRGLGYYTGPVYEAELTFEILDEKGRKRQFGSVAGGGRYDDLVKRFTGQAVPATGVSIGVDRLLAALREKGRIETKAQGPVVVTVMDRARMADYQAMVGELRQAGIRAEVYLGNPKNFGNQLKYADKRESPVAVIAGSDEFEAGKVQIKDLILGAKIAENATLEEWKERPSQFEVARGDLVSEVRKILDGQAG